The following coding sequences lie in one Silene latifolia isolate original U9 population chromosome 5, ASM4854445v1, whole genome shotgun sequence genomic window:
- the LOC141655105 gene encoding uncharacterized protein LOC141655105 encodes MNELEELILEAYESSKIYKDQTKKWHDGKIMKKEISVGDLVLLFNSKIKVFPGKLKSRWSGPFKVMKIFPYGAFELWSEEGGTFKVNGQRIKRYYDGDNKGPIEVLYLGEPLPEERTN; translated from the coding sequence atgaatgagcttgaGGAATTGATattggaggcttatgagagctctaaAATTTACAAGGACCAAACGAAAAAATGGCATGATGGGAAAATCATGAAGAAAGAGATAAGTGTTGGGGACCTTGTCCTCCTTTTTAACTCCAAGATCAAGGTGTTTCCGGGCAAGCTCAAATCAAGATGGTCGGGACCCTTTAAAGTGATGAAAATATTTCCTTATGGTGCTTTCGAGCTTTGGAGTGAAGAAGGAGGAACGTttaaggtcaatggtcaaagaatcAAGCGCTACTATGACGGTGATAACAAAGGTCCCATTGAAGTGCTCTACCTCGGGGAACCCCTCCCCGAGGAGAGGACAAATTGA